In Nitrospirota bacterium, the DNA window TTAGATTCCTGCCCTGATGTCTCTGAGGAGGCAAAAAGGCTTCTCGGAGAGGCATCCGCACCTCCTATAAGGCAAATAACCTTTGGAATAGGTGCTAAGGCAGTTAAATTGGGCGAGGAGACCGTTCTTTTCAGGCACGACAAGAAATTCGTCAATCCTTGTGCATTCGTAGTTGAGATAAAAGATACATCGAGCGAGGGAGATGTCCTTAAAACTATAGAGGGTGTGCTTACATCAGAGATAGATAGGGTGGGACAGAAGCTAAGAATAGACGGAATACTCATCAATAACGAGTCAAAAGACCCCTCTGCCTTAGAGTCCCTCTCAAAACTCATCAAAGAGAAAGCCCCTGATGTCCCTGTAATCATATCCACAGAAGACCCGGTTGCAGGTGAATCGGCTTTAAACCAGTTTTCGGATAAAAAGCCCATACTCTTTGGAGCAAATCCAAAAAATATAGAGCAAATGGCAAAGGTGGCAAACTCGTTTAAGGTGTCATTGGGTGTATCTGCCAATAGCCTCGATGAGCTTGTCTCACTCACTGAAAAGGCAAAATCCATTGGAATTGAAGATATAGTCATAGATGGAGGGGCAAGAAAAGCAGGTGGAATAATTGAACAAAATACAATAGTTAGGAGAGCATCTATAAAGAAAAACTTTAAGCCTTTAGGGTATCCTGTGATAACCTTTGCTCAGAGGCAAGACAGCATGCTCGAGGCACTTTTAGGTGCATTAGGCGTAGCAAAGTATTCATCCATAGTGGTTTTAAGCAGTATAGAGAAGTGGAAGAATCTTGCCCTTTTCACTATGAGACAGAACATCTACACAGACCCTCAGGTGCCTATGCA includes these proteins:
- a CDS encoding acetyl-CoA decarbonylase/synthase complex subunit gamma yields the protein MALTGVDIFKLLPKTNCKKCGYPTCLAFAMKLAQRQASLDSCPDVSEEAKRLLGEASAPPIRQITFGIGAKAVKLGEETVLFRHDKKFVNPCAFVVEIKDTSSEGDVLKTIEGVLTSEIDRVGQKLRIDGILINNESKDPSALESLSKLIKEKAPDVPVIISTEDPVAGESALNQFSDKKPILFGANPKNIEQMAKVANSFKVSLGVSANSLDELVSLTEKAKSIGIEDIVIDGGARKAGGIIEQNTIVRRASIKKNFKPLGYPVITFAQRQDSMLEALLGALGVAKYSSIVVLSSIEKWKNLALFTMRQNIYTDPQVPMQVEQKIYKLGEPSADSPLLITTNFSLTYFIVSGEVENSKVPSRLAVMDCEGLSVLTAWAAGKFTAGKISQFIKESGIESEMSHRELIIPGYVAILSGAIEDKLEGWKVTVGPREANALPAFLKSRAA